In the genome of Verrucomicrobiota bacterium, the window TCTGATCTACAACAATTTCCCTTACGTCACCGTCATCATCGGACTGACTTTTCTCGTGGGGCTCCTGCCCATTATCGGCAATCTGATCAGCAACACCTTGATCACGGGCGTCGCGTTCACGATTTCTCCCAAGATGGCCGCGCTGGCGCTGCTCTTCCTGATTGTGCTGCACAAGCTTGAATACTTCCTGAACAGCAAGATCATCGGACACAAGATCAAGAATCCCATGTGGCTCACCCTTCTGGGCCTTCTCTTGGGTGAAAAACTGATGGGCATCCCCGGCATGATCCTGGCCCCAGTCACCCTCCATTACATCAAGACCGAACTTTCCCGTCCGATTTGGAATCTTCCCGACGAACCCTCGTCCGGCCGCGCCGCGGATTTCAACTCTCCCGAAACCGACACCCCCACGGGCTCGGGCGCTACTCCGGCATCTTGAATTTGGCCGTTTGGCTCATGAACCGAGCCGGATTGCCGAACACGAACTGATCGATTTGTCCCGGCGTGTAGCCGCGCTTCCGCATTTCCAGGGCGGCATAGGGAACCGCCAGGGGCACGCTGACCCCCCAATCGCAGGCGGAATTCATCCACAATCGATCGGTTCCCATCGTGTCCAGAATATCAATCGCGCGCGCCGCCGTGCATTTGCTTTCTGGATACAACGTCATTCCGCCCCAATGACCCGCGTCGAGAACGAGCTTCACGGTGTGCTCCTCGACGTGGTCCACAATGACGCGCTCGGGCTTGACGCGGCGATCATTTTTCAAAGCGTCCAGGATCAACTTGGTGCCCTTCCATTTGTCCTCGAGATGGGGGGTATGGACCAAGATGAGCTGGTCGTGCCGCGCGGCCAGGTCGATGTGCATCTCCAGCACCTTCAACTCGTTTCTCGAATTCTTATTCAGTCCTATTTCGCCGATGCCCAGGACTCCCGGCGCATTCAAAAATTGCGGGATCAGCGCGATGACCTCCTCCGCCAGTCGCACATCCTCGGACTCTTTGGGATTGATGCAGAGCCAGCAGTAATGGGGCAGTCCGAATTTGGCCGCCCGCTTGGGTTCGTACTCCGTCAGTTGCTTGAAATAATCGAAGAATCCATCCGGCGAACTCCGATCAAAGCCGGCCCAAAAGGCGGGCTCGCAAACGGCCGCGCAACCCGCCGTCACCATGTTCACGTAGTCGTCCGTGACCCGGCTCACCATGTGCCCGTGGGGTTCGATGTATCGCATAGAACTTTGGAAAACTTACAGCCCGGCGGCTAGGCCGACTTCCCCGGCCAGGCTCCCGCGGCGCCTTTGCCCGGGGCGGCGGCCAGCGGTTCCAGCGTCGGGTCGCTCAACGCGAGCAAGACCCGTTCCGCCCGGCCGCTTTTCTCGGAAGCTAATTCAGCCAAAGCTCCACGCAAGGCGGTCCAACGGAAGTCGCCGGGTCCCGAAGCCCGGTCCACCCGGTCCAGGAAGGCGGCCACGTCAATGAGCTTGGCCCTCGCTTCCATGAAATAGAGATCCAGCACCTGTTGTCGCGTGAGCGTTGGCATGTAACTGATTCTATTCGATACTCTTTCCCTGGCAAGGACCGGTTGCAAAGTGAGCAGAAAATGTGAGGCCCGCCCCATCCGTTGCAGCACCTTTGACACGCATGACGAAAACGGACGGCTCACCGTCTCCCCCACCTCGCCCGGCGACGGACACGTCCGCCTTCGACGGGAGCCTAGCCCTGTCTGGAAAACCATCCAGGCAGGGTTCTCCTTGAGCCTGGCGACAAAGTTCCCGCAGATCTTCGCCTGTTTCGGATCCAAGGATTGCAAATCGATGAATCCATCGTGACGGGCGAATCGGTCCCGGTTCACAAGCACGCCGGACGCCTCGATCCCCACACGGTGCTGGCCGATCGGGCCAACCTGGCGCTGGCGGGAACCCACGCGACCTCAGGATACGGTGAAGGTGTGGTTTGGGCCACGGGGGACCGGACCGAAACGGGGC includes:
- a CDS encoding metal-dependent hydrolase, whose product is MRYIEPHGHMVSRVTDDYVNMVTAGCAAVCEPAFWAGFDRSSPDGFFDYFKQLTEYEPKRAAKFGLPHYCWLCINPKESEDVRLAEEVIALIPQFLNAPGVLGIGEIGLNKNSRNELKVLEMHIDLAARHDQLILVHTPHLEDKWKGTKLILDALKNDRRVKPERVIVDHVEEHTVKLVLDAGHWGGMTLYPESKCTAARAIDILDTMGTDRLWMNSACDWGVSVPLAVPYAALEMRKRGYTPGQIDQFVFGNPARFMSQTAKFKMPE